Proteins co-encoded in one Lasioglossum baleicum chromosome 3, iyLasBale1, whole genome shotgun sequence genomic window:
- the LOC143207329 gene encoding anillin-like isoform X2, producing the protein MDPFTQRMLERARARREKLNTQLSNAGHDIKRRRSPLKDANAILAQATVTKAKSPTKSPAKVSISNAKSKLQKLGKLYSDDSSVELCSPIHRTEERFYAEEETTEQKTNRKGARLDRLAALASTINNWEDDLSHPTLEKPIDSSKADRIHAKFNEQVRSIPEPQPSTSGYKAGGRNSKGSSPKKNEPCSAKQLKWDKTILQSLEAQGFSRTKSNSRLVYDYQACSQGKDVGSPSSSKLAQVKEDATRHKDRNEKNTKENVFKSSNSPEKTPKNAISSTSGNSRPSPRFGFNSSPKSPAQSSPGSVLSKASLFESKNTEGRAKDPAQMSLSERMALFEKNKGEAPLLPKAPLSMSVPLKKLREKEKTSPASEHATNGAKPKTNIPNNAVNVQREKFEQGLSTQELENNILRNTHLERQRELDMLRTRFNRNKEMAQAAAGSCIRTSESSEGKSNSPKNSPVCPVKPTPAPDCSIPPPPPPPPKPERLYLNLPDIENTTETETDAEYTVNSTDAETATLDEKTDTETATEAEYYVQDNETETDSQEECKELNTSLGRSILRVVNEQAFLNKKRAIDPDPDSLSSDISVLVEMDEYLDSLALQEAHGVNGITEEGPTPPKLNRGGKSPSNVSTSFKYSQGSPYRSPIKKISPASPKHGETYVMEGDNCVPLMHSVSFYRRQQSQTPKTPVRIISRMQESPDILSSATKVDDAKCEAVMVQEKVKKLLDDVCKQQTIIGQASQALNLCTSTVEFNDSREQVEGERLLLVATHRRQAALNEVQRLKVEGTLKPVSPGSPELQESGSLTISAITLPLKREYYRNNDTCLHFVCLMRHLEEIVATPVVVAESGDSCLRFPSTLKLHDLYNDFKITVEIYSLQTQAEILPHEIKYHIHNGNGCSSSNNNCNKKLANKTPKKFLKQESRLVMPSVQSPAGPSAVRSPAFQLSGYVIFSLKEVHRQQFTLNKVPSQSPLEGRLQMHVSCELSVSVEHRGFLTMFEDISGFGAWHRRWCLLKGSTLSYWKYPDDERKKTPIGSLDLQNVSTNQVGSVSRDICARANTFLLETTRSAESGDTESLIVIRNAHTTTIRHLLSADTKEDRLEWCSKLNKTLNLIRAWGGVSALS; encoded by the exons ATGGACCCCTTCACTCAG AGAATGTTAGAACGTGCAAGGGCAAGAAGAGAAAAATTAAATACTCAACTATCTAATGCTGGACACGATATTAAAAGAAGGCGTAGTCCTTTGAAGGATGCAAATGCCATATTAGCACAGGCTACAG TTACAAAAGCTAAAAGCCCAACAAAGTCTCCCGCAAAAGTGTCGATAAGTAATGCGAAATCAAAGTTACAAAAGCTTGGAAAACTATATTCTG ATGACAGTAGTGTGGAATTATGTTCACCCATACACAGGACAGAAGAAAGATTCTATGCGGAAGAAGAGACCACGGAGCAAAAGACAAATAGAAAGGGTGCTAGGCTTGATAGACTAGCAGCTCTTGCTTCAACAATTAATAATTGGGAAGATGATCTGTCTCATCCAACTttg GAGAAGCCAATAGACAGCAGCAAAGCAGATAGGATACATGCAAAATTTAATGAGCAAGTTAGAAGCATACCAGAACCACAGCCAAGCACAAGTGGATATAAAGCAGGAGGTAGAAATAGTAAAGGTTCGAGTCCTAAGAAGAATGAACCatgttcagcgaaacaattGAAATGGGACAAAACTATACTGCAATCATTA GAGGCTCAAGGCTTTAGTCGTACAAAAAGCAATAGTCGCCTTGTATATGACTATCAGGCTTGTTCTCAGGGAAAAGATGTAGGTTCGCCAAGTTCATCTAAACTCGCACAAGTTAAAGAAGATGCCACACGCCACAAAgacagaaatgaaaaaaatacaaaagaaaatgtattcAAAAGTTCCAACAGTCCGGAGAAAACGCCGAAAAACGCAATATCCAGCACAAGTGGTAATTCCCGACCTTCGCCAAGATTTGGCTTTAATAGTTCTCCCAAAAGTCCGGCTCAATCTAGCCCAGGCTCAGTGCTAAGTAAAGCTTCTCTATTTGAGTCTAAGAATACAGAGGGGAGAGCAAAAGATCCAGCTCAAATGTCGCTGTCTGAGAGAATGGctctttttgaaaaaaataaaggagaagCACCTTTATTACCAAAAGCACCTCTTAGTATGTCTGTACCACTAAAAAAACTTCGAGAGAAGGAGAAAACCAGTCCAGCATCGGAACATGCAACTAATGGAG CAAAACCTAAGACCAATATTCCTAATAATGCTGTTAATGTTCAACGAGAGAAGTTTGAACAAGGTTTAAGCACTCAAGagttagaaaataatattttgcgCAATACTCACCTGGAAAGACAGCGTGAATTGGATATGTTACGTACACGTTTTAACAGAAATAAGGAAATGGCTCAAGCTGCTGCTGGTTCTTGTATTAGAACCAGCGAAAGCAGCGAAGGAAAATCAAATTCTCCTAAAAACTCTCCAGTGTGTCCAGTCAAACCGACACCTGCACCT GATTGCAGTATTCCTccgccaccgccaccaccgCCTAAGCCTGAACGTCTTTATCTTAATCTTCCCGATATAGAAAACACAACCGAAACAGAAACGGATGCCGAGTATACTGTTAATAGTACAGACGCAGAAACTGCCACTCTTGACGAGAAAACAGACACGGAGACTGCGACCGAAGCTGAATATTATGTACAA gaTAACGAAACCGAGACTGACAGTCAAGAAGAATGCAAAGAACTGAATACCAGTCTTGGCAGAAGCATTCTACGAGTTGTGAATGAACaagcatttttaaataaaaag AGAGCAATTGATCCAGATCCAGATAGTTTATCCTCCGACATTTCAGTATTGGTTGAAATGGATGAATATTTAGATAGTCTAGCGCTACAGGAAGCACACGGTGTAAATGGTATTACAGAGGAGGGACCAACTCCGCCCAAGCTAAACAGAGGTGGTAAAAGTCCTTCCAATGTATCGACAAGTTTCAAATATAGTCAAGG GTCGCCGTATCGGTCACCTATAAAAAAGATTTCACCTGCATCTCCAAAACATGGTGAAACTTACGTAATGGAGGGTGATAATTGTGTACCATTAATGCACAGTGTCAGTTTTTATCGACGCCAACAATCACAA acaCCTAAAACTCCGGTGCGTATAATATCGAGGATGCAAGAATCTCCAGATATTTTATCAAGTGCGACAAAAGTTGATGACGCTAAGTGCGAAGCTGTTATGGTacaagaaaaagtgaaaaaattgcTAGATGATGTGTGCAAGCAACAAACGATCATTGGCCAAGCTAGTCAAGCATTAAACTTGTGTACTTCTACGGTTGAGTTTAATGATTCTAGGGAACAAGTTGAAGGAGAAAGATTATTGCTCGTTGCCA CTCACAGACGGCAAGCTGCTTTAAACGAAGTTCAACGGTTGAAAGTAGAAGGCACATTGAAACCTGTCTCTCCTGGATCACCGGAATTACAAGAAAGTGGTTCTTTAACGATTTCTGCTATCACTCTGCCCCTTAAACGAGAGTACTATCGCAACAATG ATACATGCCTCCATTTTGTTTGTTTAATGCGACATTTGGAGGAAATAGTGGCTACTCCAGTAGTTGTTGCAGAATCTGGCGACTCGTGCCTTCGATTTCCATCGACACTCAAATTACATGATTTGTATAACGATTTTAAAATTACTGTCGAGATATACTCACTTCAAACACAAGCTGAAATTTTACCACATGAAATTAAATATCACATCCATAATGGAAACGGATGCAGTAGCAGTAACAACAATTGCAATAAAAAG CTTGCAAATAAAACTcctaaaaagtttttaaaacaaGAAAGCCGATTAGTAATGCCAAGTGTTCAAAGTCCGGCTGGCCCATCTGCTGTTCGATCTCCAGCATTCCAATTGTCTGGCTACGTTATTTTCAGTCTGAAGGAAGTGCATCGACAgcaatttacattaaataag GTACCATCGCAATCGCCATTAGAGGGGCGACTACAGATGCATGTTTCTTGCGAGCTTTCGGTATCGGTGGAGCATAGAGGATTTCTAACAATGTTCGAAGATATTTCTGGATTTGGAGCCTGGCATCGTAGATGGTGCTTACTTAAAGGATCGACGTTATCGTATTGGAAATATCCTGACGACGAAAGGAAGAAAACTCCCATTGGAAGCTTAGATTTGCAAa ATGTTTCCACAAATCAGGTTGGATCAGTTTCTCGCGATATATGCGCACGCGCCAACACTTTTTTACTTGAGACGACTAGAAGCGCAGAATCTGGAGATACTGAAAGCTTGATTGTAATCAGAAATGCTCATACAACAACAATTAG GCACCTGTTATCTGCGGACACAAAAGAAGATAGATTAGAGTGGTGTTCAAAACTTAACAAAACGTTGAATTTGATTCGTGCTTGGGGTGGAGTGTCGGCATTATCGTAA
- the LOC143207329 gene encoding anillin-like isoform X1, translating into MDPFTQRMLERARARREKLNTQLSNAGHDIKRRRSPLKDANAILAQATVTKAKSPTKSPAKVSISNAKSKLQKLGKLYSDDSSVELCSPIHRTEERFYAEEETTEQKTNRKGARLDRLAALASTINNWEDDLSHPTLEKPIDSSKADRIHAKFNEQVRSIPEPQPSTSGYKAGGRNSKGSSPKKNEPCSAKQLKWDKTILQSLEAQGFSRTKSNSRLVYDYQACSQGKDVGSPSSSKLAQVKEDATRHKDRNEKNTKENVFKSSNSPEKTPKNAISSTSGNSRPSPRFGFNSSPKSPAQSSPGSVLSKASLFESKNTEGRAKDPAQMSLSERMALFEKNKGEAPLLPKAPLSMSVPLKKLREKEKTSPASEHATNGAKPKTNIPNNAVNVQREKFEQGLSTQELENNILRNTHLERQRELDMLRTRFNRNKEMAQAAAGSCIRTSESSEGKSNSPKNSPVCPVKPTPAPDCSIPPPPPPPPKPERLYLNLPDIENTTETETDAEYTVNSTDAETATLDEKTDTETATEAEYYVQDNETETDSQEECKELNTSLGRSILRVVNEQAFLNKKRAIDPDPDSLSSDISVLVEMDEYLDSLALQEAHGVNGITEEGPTPPKLNRGGKSPSNVSTSFKYSQGSPYRSPIKKISPASPKHGETYVMEGDNCVPLMHSVSFYRRQQSQTPKTPVRIISRMQESPDILSSATKVDDAKCEAVMVQEKVKKLLDDVCKQQTIIGQASQALNLCTSTVEFNDSREQVEGERLLLVATHRRQAALNEVQRLKVEGTLKPVSPGSPELQESGSLTISAITLPLKREYYRNNGTNTCLHFVCLMRHLEEIVATPVVVAESGDSCLRFPSTLKLHDLYNDFKITVEIYSLQTQAEILPHEIKYHIHNGNGCSSSNNNCNKKLANKTPKKFLKQESRLVMPSVQSPAGPSAVRSPAFQLSGYVIFSLKEVHRQQFTLNKVPSQSPLEGRLQMHVSCELSVSVEHRGFLTMFEDISGFGAWHRRWCLLKGSTLSYWKYPDDERKKTPIGSLDLQNVSTNQVGSVSRDICARANTFLLETTRSAESGDTESLIVIRNAHTTTIRHLLSADTKEDRLEWCSKLNKTLNLIRAWGGVSALS; encoded by the exons ATGGACCCCTTCACTCAG AGAATGTTAGAACGTGCAAGGGCAAGAAGAGAAAAATTAAATACTCAACTATCTAATGCTGGACACGATATTAAAAGAAGGCGTAGTCCTTTGAAGGATGCAAATGCCATATTAGCACAGGCTACAG TTACAAAAGCTAAAAGCCCAACAAAGTCTCCCGCAAAAGTGTCGATAAGTAATGCGAAATCAAAGTTACAAAAGCTTGGAAAACTATATTCTG ATGACAGTAGTGTGGAATTATGTTCACCCATACACAGGACAGAAGAAAGATTCTATGCGGAAGAAGAGACCACGGAGCAAAAGACAAATAGAAAGGGTGCTAGGCTTGATAGACTAGCAGCTCTTGCTTCAACAATTAATAATTGGGAAGATGATCTGTCTCATCCAACTttg GAGAAGCCAATAGACAGCAGCAAAGCAGATAGGATACATGCAAAATTTAATGAGCAAGTTAGAAGCATACCAGAACCACAGCCAAGCACAAGTGGATATAAAGCAGGAGGTAGAAATAGTAAAGGTTCGAGTCCTAAGAAGAATGAACCatgttcagcgaaacaattGAAATGGGACAAAACTATACTGCAATCATTA GAGGCTCAAGGCTTTAGTCGTACAAAAAGCAATAGTCGCCTTGTATATGACTATCAGGCTTGTTCTCAGGGAAAAGATGTAGGTTCGCCAAGTTCATCTAAACTCGCACAAGTTAAAGAAGATGCCACACGCCACAAAgacagaaatgaaaaaaatacaaaagaaaatgtattcAAAAGTTCCAACAGTCCGGAGAAAACGCCGAAAAACGCAATATCCAGCACAAGTGGTAATTCCCGACCTTCGCCAAGATTTGGCTTTAATAGTTCTCCCAAAAGTCCGGCTCAATCTAGCCCAGGCTCAGTGCTAAGTAAAGCTTCTCTATTTGAGTCTAAGAATACAGAGGGGAGAGCAAAAGATCCAGCTCAAATGTCGCTGTCTGAGAGAATGGctctttttgaaaaaaataaaggagaagCACCTTTATTACCAAAAGCACCTCTTAGTATGTCTGTACCACTAAAAAAACTTCGAGAGAAGGAGAAAACCAGTCCAGCATCGGAACATGCAACTAATGGAG CAAAACCTAAGACCAATATTCCTAATAATGCTGTTAATGTTCAACGAGAGAAGTTTGAACAAGGTTTAAGCACTCAAGagttagaaaataatattttgcgCAATACTCACCTGGAAAGACAGCGTGAATTGGATATGTTACGTACACGTTTTAACAGAAATAAGGAAATGGCTCAAGCTGCTGCTGGTTCTTGTATTAGAACCAGCGAAAGCAGCGAAGGAAAATCAAATTCTCCTAAAAACTCTCCAGTGTGTCCAGTCAAACCGACACCTGCACCT GATTGCAGTATTCCTccgccaccgccaccaccgCCTAAGCCTGAACGTCTTTATCTTAATCTTCCCGATATAGAAAACACAACCGAAACAGAAACGGATGCCGAGTATACTGTTAATAGTACAGACGCAGAAACTGCCACTCTTGACGAGAAAACAGACACGGAGACTGCGACCGAAGCTGAATATTATGTACAA gaTAACGAAACCGAGACTGACAGTCAAGAAGAATGCAAAGAACTGAATACCAGTCTTGGCAGAAGCATTCTACGAGTTGTGAATGAACaagcatttttaaataaaaag AGAGCAATTGATCCAGATCCAGATAGTTTATCCTCCGACATTTCAGTATTGGTTGAAATGGATGAATATTTAGATAGTCTAGCGCTACAGGAAGCACACGGTGTAAATGGTATTACAGAGGAGGGACCAACTCCGCCCAAGCTAAACAGAGGTGGTAAAAGTCCTTCCAATGTATCGACAAGTTTCAAATATAGTCAAGG GTCGCCGTATCGGTCACCTATAAAAAAGATTTCACCTGCATCTCCAAAACATGGTGAAACTTACGTAATGGAGGGTGATAATTGTGTACCATTAATGCACAGTGTCAGTTTTTATCGACGCCAACAATCACAA acaCCTAAAACTCCGGTGCGTATAATATCGAGGATGCAAGAATCTCCAGATATTTTATCAAGTGCGACAAAAGTTGATGACGCTAAGTGCGAAGCTGTTATGGTacaagaaaaagtgaaaaaattgcTAGATGATGTGTGCAAGCAACAAACGATCATTGGCCAAGCTAGTCAAGCATTAAACTTGTGTACTTCTACGGTTGAGTTTAATGATTCTAGGGAACAAGTTGAAGGAGAAAGATTATTGCTCGTTGCCA CTCACAGACGGCAAGCTGCTTTAAACGAAGTTCAACGGTTGAAAGTAGAAGGCACATTGAAACCTGTCTCTCCTGGATCACCGGAATTACAAGAAAGTGGTTCTTTAACGATTTCTGCTATCACTCTGCCCCTTAAACGAGAGTACTATCGCAACAATGGTACAA ATACATGCCTCCATTTTGTTTGTTTAATGCGACATTTGGAGGAAATAGTGGCTACTCCAGTAGTTGTTGCAGAATCTGGCGACTCGTGCCTTCGATTTCCATCGACACTCAAATTACATGATTTGTATAACGATTTTAAAATTACTGTCGAGATATACTCACTTCAAACACAAGCTGAAATTTTACCACATGAAATTAAATATCACATCCATAATGGAAACGGATGCAGTAGCAGTAACAACAATTGCAATAAAAAG CTTGCAAATAAAACTcctaaaaagtttttaaaacaaGAAAGCCGATTAGTAATGCCAAGTGTTCAAAGTCCGGCTGGCCCATCTGCTGTTCGATCTCCAGCATTCCAATTGTCTGGCTACGTTATTTTCAGTCTGAAGGAAGTGCATCGACAgcaatttacattaaataag GTACCATCGCAATCGCCATTAGAGGGGCGACTACAGATGCATGTTTCTTGCGAGCTTTCGGTATCGGTGGAGCATAGAGGATTTCTAACAATGTTCGAAGATATTTCTGGATTTGGAGCCTGGCATCGTAGATGGTGCTTACTTAAAGGATCGACGTTATCGTATTGGAAATATCCTGACGACGAAAGGAAGAAAACTCCCATTGGAAGCTTAGATTTGCAAa ATGTTTCCACAAATCAGGTTGGATCAGTTTCTCGCGATATATGCGCACGCGCCAACACTTTTTTACTTGAGACGACTAGAAGCGCAGAATCTGGAGATACTGAAAGCTTGATTGTAATCAGAAATGCTCATACAACAACAATTAG GCACCTGTTATCTGCGGACACAAAAGAAGATAGATTAGAGTGGTGTTCAAAACTTAACAAAACGTTGAATTTGATTCGTGCTTGGGGTGGAGTGTCGGCATTATCGTAA
- the LOC143207329 gene encoding anillin-like isoform X3: MDPFTQRMLERARARREKLNTQLSNAGHDIKRRRSPLKDANAILAQATVTKAKSPTKSPAKVSISNAKSKLQKLGKLYSDDSSVELCSPIHRTEERFYAEEETTEQKTNRKGARLDRLAALASTINNWEDDLSHPTLEKPIDSSKADRIHAKFNEQVRSIPEPQPSTSGYKAGGRNSKGSSPKKNEPCSAKQLKWDKTILQSLEAQGFSRTKSNSRLVYDYQACSQGKDVGSPSSSKLAQVKEDATRHKDRNEKNTKENVFKSSNSPEKTPKNAISSTSGNSRPSPRFGFNSSPKSPAQSSPGSVLSKASLFESKNTEGRAKDPAQMSLSERMALFEKNKGEAPLLPKAPLSMSVPLKKLREKEKTSPASEHATNGAKPKTNIPNNAVNVQREKFEQGLSTQELENNILRNTHLERQRELDMLRTRFNRNKEMAQAAAGSCIRTSESSEGKSNSPKNSPVCPVKPTPAPDCSIPPPPPPPPKPERLYLNLPDIENTTETETDAEYTVNSTDAETATLDEKTDTETATEAEYYDNETETDSQEECKELNTSLGRSILRVVNEQAFLNKKRAIDPDPDSLSSDISVLVEMDEYLDSLALQEAHGVNGITEEGPTPPKLNRGGKSPSNVSTSFKYSQGSPYRSPIKKISPASPKHGETYVMEGDNCVPLMHSVSFYRRQQSQTPKTPVRIISRMQESPDILSSATKVDDAKCEAVMVQEKVKKLLDDVCKQQTIIGQASQALNLCTSTVEFNDSREQVEGERLLLVATHRRQAALNEVQRLKVEGTLKPVSPGSPELQESGSLTISAITLPLKREYYRNNGTNTCLHFVCLMRHLEEIVATPVVVAESGDSCLRFPSTLKLHDLYNDFKITVEIYSLQTQAEILPHEIKYHIHNGNGCSSSNNNCNKKLANKTPKKFLKQESRLVMPSVQSPAGPSAVRSPAFQLSGYVIFSLKEVHRQQFTLNKVPSQSPLEGRLQMHVSCELSVSVEHRGFLTMFEDISGFGAWHRRWCLLKGSTLSYWKYPDDERKKTPIGSLDLQNVSTNQVGSVSRDICARANTFLLETTRSAESGDTESLIVIRNAHTTTIRHLLSADTKEDRLEWCSKLNKTLNLIRAWGGVSALS, encoded by the exons ATGGACCCCTTCACTCAG AGAATGTTAGAACGTGCAAGGGCAAGAAGAGAAAAATTAAATACTCAACTATCTAATGCTGGACACGATATTAAAAGAAGGCGTAGTCCTTTGAAGGATGCAAATGCCATATTAGCACAGGCTACAG TTACAAAAGCTAAAAGCCCAACAAAGTCTCCCGCAAAAGTGTCGATAAGTAATGCGAAATCAAAGTTACAAAAGCTTGGAAAACTATATTCTG ATGACAGTAGTGTGGAATTATGTTCACCCATACACAGGACAGAAGAAAGATTCTATGCGGAAGAAGAGACCACGGAGCAAAAGACAAATAGAAAGGGTGCTAGGCTTGATAGACTAGCAGCTCTTGCTTCAACAATTAATAATTGGGAAGATGATCTGTCTCATCCAACTttg GAGAAGCCAATAGACAGCAGCAAAGCAGATAGGATACATGCAAAATTTAATGAGCAAGTTAGAAGCATACCAGAACCACAGCCAAGCACAAGTGGATATAAAGCAGGAGGTAGAAATAGTAAAGGTTCGAGTCCTAAGAAGAATGAACCatgttcagcgaaacaattGAAATGGGACAAAACTATACTGCAATCATTA GAGGCTCAAGGCTTTAGTCGTACAAAAAGCAATAGTCGCCTTGTATATGACTATCAGGCTTGTTCTCAGGGAAAAGATGTAGGTTCGCCAAGTTCATCTAAACTCGCACAAGTTAAAGAAGATGCCACACGCCACAAAgacagaaatgaaaaaaatacaaaagaaaatgtattcAAAAGTTCCAACAGTCCGGAGAAAACGCCGAAAAACGCAATATCCAGCACAAGTGGTAATTCCCGACCTTCGCCAAGATTTGGCTTTAATAGTTCTCCCAAAAGTCCGGCTCAATCTAGCCCAGGCTCAGTGCTAAGTAAAGCTTCTCTATTTGAGTCTAAGAATACAGAGGGGAGAGCAAAAGATCCAGCTCAAATGTCGCTGTCTGAGAGAATGGctctttttgaaaaaaataaaggagaagCACCTTTATTACCAAAAGCACCTCTTAGTATGTCTGTACCACTAAAAAAACTTCGAGAGAAGGAGAAAACCAGTCCAGCATCGGAACATGCAACTAATGGAG CAAAACCTAAGACCAATATTCCTAATAATGCTGTTAATGTTCAACGAGAGAAGTTTGAACAAGGTTTAAGCACTCAAGagttagaaaataatattttgcgCAATACTCACCTGGAAAGACAGCGTGAATTGGATATGTTACGTACACGTTTTAACAGAAATAAGGAAATGGCTCAAGCTGCTGCTGGTTCTTGTATTAGAACCAGCGAAAGCAGCGAAGGAAAATCAAATTCTCCTAAAAACTCTCCAGTGTGTCCAGTCAAACCGACACCTGCACCT GATTGCAGTATTCCTccgccaccgccaccaccgCCTAAGCCTGAACGTCTTTATCTTAATCTTCCCGATATAGAAAACACAACCGAAACAGAAACGGATGCCGAGTATACTGTTAATAGTACAGACGCAGAAACTGCCACTCTTGACGAGAAAACAGACACGGAGACTGCGACCGAAGCTGAATATTAT gaTAACGAAACCGAGACTGACAGTCAAGAAGAATGCAAAGAACTGAATACCAGTCTTGGCAGAAGCATTCTACGAGTTGTGAATGAACaagcatttttaaataaaaag AGAGCAATTGATCCAGATCCAGATAGTTTATCCTCCGACATTTCAGTATTGGTTGAAATGGATGAATATTTAGATAGTCTAGCGCTACAGGAAGCACACGGTGTAAATGGTATTACAGAGGAGGGACCAACTCCGCCCAAGCTAAACAGAGGTGGTAAAAGTCCTTCCAATGTATCGACAAGTTTCAAATATAGTCAAGG GTCGCCGTATCGGTCACCTATAAAAAAGATTTCACCTGCATCTCCAAAACATGGTGAAACTTACGTAATGGAGGGTGATAATTGTGTACCATTAATGCACAGTGTCAGTTTTTATCGACGCCAACAATCACAA acaCCTAAAACTCCGGTGCGTATAATATCGAGGATGCAAGAATCTCCAGATATTTTATCAAGTGCGACAAAAGTTGATGACGCTAAGTGCGAAGCTGTTATGGTacaagaaaaagtgaaaaaattgcTAGATGATGTGTGCAAGCAACAAACGATCATTGGCCAAGCTAGTCAAGCATTAAACTTGTGTACTTCTACGGTTGAGTTTAATGATTCTAGGGAACAAGTTGAAGGAGAAAGATTATTGCTCGTTGCCA CTCACAGACGGCAAGCTGCTTTAAACGAAGTTCAACGGTTGAAAGTAGAAGGCACATTGAAACCTGTCTCTCCTGGATCACCGGAATTACAAGAAAGTGGTTCTTTAACGATTTCTGCTATCACTCTGCCCCTTAAACGAGAGTACTATCGCAACAATGGTACAA ATACATGCCTCCATTTTGTTTGTTTAATGCGACATTTGGAGGAAATAGTGGCTACTCCAGTAGTTGTTGCAGAATCTGGCGACTCGTGCCTTCGATTTCCATCGACACTCAAATTACATGATTTGTATAACGATTTTAAAATTACTGTCGAGATATACTCACTTCAAACACAAGCTGAAATTTTACCACATGAAATTAAATATCACATCCATAATGGAAACGGATGCAGTAGCAGTAACAACAATTGCAATAAAAAG CTTGCAAATAAAACTcctaaaaagtttttaaaacaaGAAAGCCGATTAGTAATGCCAAGTGTTCAAAGTCCGGCTGGCCCATCTGCTGTTCGATCTCCAGCATTCCAATTGTCTGGCTACGTTATTTTCAGTCTGAAGGAAGTGCATCGACAgcaatttacattaaataag GTACCATCGCAATCGCCATTAGAGGGGCGACTACAGATGCATGTTTCTTGCGAGCTTTCGGTATCGGTGGAGCATAGAGGATTTCTAACAATGTTCGAAGATATTTCTGGATTTGGAGCCTGGCATCGTAGATGGTGCTTACTTAAAGGATCGACGTTATCGTATTGGAAATATCCTGACGACGAAAGGAAGAAAACTCCCATTGGAAGCTTAGATTTGCAAa ATGTTTCCACAAATCAGGTTGGATCAGTTTCTCGCGATATATGCGCACGCGCCAACACTTTTTTACTTGAGACGACTAGAAGCGCAGAATCTGGAGATACTGAAAGCTTGATTGTAATCAGAAATGCTCATACAACAACAATTAG GCACCTGTTATCTGCGGACACAAAAGAAGATAGATTAGAGTGGTGTTCAAAACTTAACAAAACGTTGAATTTGATTCGTGCTTGGGGTGGAGTGTCGGCATTATCGTAA